From the Hevea brasiliensis isolate MT/VB/25A 57/8 chromosome 15, ASM3005281v1, whole genome shotgun sequence genome, one window contains:
- the LOC110632375 gene encoding PWWP domain-containing protein 3 isoform X2, producing MKTIETPSRALSESPSLSQGSSKKRDPSTKLSKDASKTSPAKSTRENGTRVSINGKEGLGSSNFDGGLVGTEVSVGREFGGRDTVDLGDNKGGLEDSEINGASSLLKMHESSKSLRSLGSVLDVINKTEKRGFESVDGISLVADICGNVHRSDMKAKRKFCRSVQGDSFYANERCPDGKHEQLSDSKDLEGEDNMGDEEHEFRVGDFVWAKIRSHPWWPGRIYDPLDASDCAKKVKQRDKILVAYFGDGTFAWCNPSQLKPLDDNFLEMSKQSSSKNFSNAVEKAMDEVGRLVDLKMTCSCVPKENLIGFGRTLAVNAGIREGLVVPEGGIDKFSTALFEPAEFLTALKVTAQVATVTNMLEFAVLKHLLSAFYRAKRGYGLPSYYEPKPIPGLDDDTRNWTVDSSNCNSGVEGRIQGPVEEDWLSWPIDLNHGQTAQSMLHKCQGVSQDGHYQRRKQKSLAEIMEGHLDAEAENRDDVLAEEGTKARKAASSAKGKKRKLMGEDMNAEGKNGMMDETKVASLDKAASSSGRKKKKKVSDETDVDGKNEMEDVVKGGENLGKPSSIGKKRKGNGEADVSSSGSSDLFSKPRTRTEKFAESLVAANNKVSSVEVDGSQVKKENMKSPLSRGGKKKGSSNIEDADGWGKNEGTSENTVSAEKKLDGRPGKSDKALERIKEDSLPRERKRSKYLSPPYTNLNKAERKKEIEEEPLKVSNEAQLGERLSGERFQKKPYKEPGSNNSGPQTQGQDQSKIDLMIVKTPASEVLSKIRSAALSPQYLKETSSHDMVEEFFSAFRSSIYSNGSDYEMHIEHLPGRKKKSQKFETGQNQSDHSSPELKSHRTKTKKSEEAKLDKVKGKQAVSAPEMKTKEKESEGAPSGATLFVSFGPGSSLPSKNDLLKIYGKFGALNKDETDMLYTNYCARVVFLKSTEAEEAFNNSQLSSPFGSASVTFRLRYRLAETKTQELKERSSSKPSSLAKEGTTTADTPSASQSSGSDVSQLNYIKQKLEMIRSLLETSEGKISQDLKSILECEMKVLVEKV from the exons ATGAAAACAATTGAAACCCCATCAAGAGCTCTATCTGAAAGTCCCTCTCTTTCTCAAGGATCATCTAAGAAGCGAGACCCTAGTACGAAACTCTCTAAAGATGCCTCCAAAACTTCTCCAGCTAAAAGTactagagaaaatgggactaGGGTTTCTATAAATGGAAAGGAAGGTTTGGGCAGTAGTAATTTTGATGGTGGACTGGTTGGAACTGAAGTTTCAGTTGGAAGGGAGTTTGGGGGCCGAGATACTGTTGATTTGGGTGATAATAAAGGGGGTCTTGAGGATTCTGAGATAAATGGAGCGTCTTCTTTGTTAAAAATGCATGAAAGTAGTAAGAGTTTGCGAAGTCTAGGCTCTGTTTTGGATGTTATAAATAAGACAGAGAAAAGGGGTTTCGAAAGTGTTGACGGCATTTCTCTCGTTGCAGATATATGTGGGAATGTTCATCGAAGTGACATGAAAGCAAAGAGGAAATTTTGCAGGAGTGTGCAGGGGGATTCATTTTATGCAAATGAAAGGTGTCCAGATGGGAAGCATGAACAATTGAGTGATAGTAAGGATCTGGAAGGGGAGGATAATATGGGAGATGAAGAGCATGAATTTAGGGTTGGTGATTTTGTTTGGGCCAAGATTAGAAGTCACCCTTGGTGGCCAGGGCGGATTTATGATCCATTGGATGCATCTGATTGTGCAAAAAAAGTTAAACAGCGGGATAAGATTCTTGTGGCTTATTTCGGAGATGGTACATTTGCATGGTGCAATCCATCTCAGTTGAAGCCTTTAGATGATAATTTTTTGGAGATGTCAAAGCAGAGTAGCTCAAAGAACTTTTCTAATGCGGTAGAGAAGGCTATGGATGAAGTTGGTAGACTTGTGGACTTGAAGATGACTTGCTCTTGTGTGCCAAAGGAGAATCTGATTGGATTTGGTAGAACATTGGCTGTGAATGCTGGAATTAGGGAAGGACTTGTTGTGCCCGAAGGTGGAATTGATAAGTTTTCAACTGCTTTATTTGAACCAGCAGAATTTCTTACCGCATTAAAAGTTACTGCACAGGTTGCTACTGTTACTAACATGCTAGAGTTCGCAGTATTAAAGCATTTGTTATCAGCTTTTTACCGTGCAAAAAGAGGCTACGGGTTGCCTTCTTATTATGAACCAAAGCCAATTCCAGGCCTTGATGATGACACCAGAAATTGGACAGTTGACTCAAGTAATTGCAATAGCGGAGTGGAAGGCAGAATTCAAGGTCCAGTTGAAGAAGATTGGCTTTCCTGGCCAATAGACCTCAATCATGGCCAAACCGCTCAAAGCATGTTGCACAAGTGCCAAGGGGTTTCACAGGATGGACACTATCAGAGAAGAAAGCAGAAAAGTCTTGCTGAAATTATGGAAGGGCACCTTGATGCTGAGGCTGAGAATAGGGATgatgttttggctgaagaaggaaCAAAGGCAAGAAAAGCTGCGTCTTCAGCCAAGGGAAAGAAGAGGAAATTAATGGGAGAAGACATGAATGCTGAGGGTAAAAATGGGATGATGGATGAGACTAAAGTAGCAAGCTTGGACAAAGCTGCATCTTCAtctggaaggaagaagaagaagaaagtaaGTGATGAAACTGATGTTGATGGAAAAAATGAGATGGAAGATGTGGTTAAAGGAGGAGAAAACTTGGGAAAACCTTCATCTATAGGAAAGAAGAGGAAAGGCAATGGTGAGGCTGATGTTAGTAGCAGCGGCAGCAGTGATTTGTTTTCCAAACCAAGGACAAGGACAGAGAAGTTTGCTGAATCTCTTGTAGCAGCAAACAACAAAGTCAGTAGTGTTGAAGTTGATGGTAGCCAGGTGAAGAAGGAAAATATGAAGAGCCCTTTGTCAAGAGgagggaagaaaaagggaagttCCAATATTGAAGATGCTGATGGTTGGGGCAAAAATGAAGGAACGAGTGAGAACACTGTCTCTGCAGAAAAGAAGCTGGATGGTCGCCCAGGTAAGAGTGATAAGGCTTTAGAACGAATTAAGGAAGATTCTTTGCCAAGGGAAAGGAAAAGGAGCAAGTATCTGTCCCCTCCGTACACAAATCTTAATAAagcagaaagaaagaaagagatagAGGAAGAACCTTTGAAGGTTTCCAATGAGGCTCAATTAGGTGAACGACTCAGTGGTGAGAGATTTCAGAAGAAACCCTATAAAGAACCTGGTTCTAATAATTCAGGTCCTCAAACACAGGGACAAGATCAGAGCAAAATTGATCTGATGATAGTTAAGACACCTGCAAGTGAAGTTCTATCTAAAATAAGGTCTGCAGCTCTTAGTCCGCAGTATCTGAAAGAAACCAGCTCACATGATATGGTTGAGGAATTTTTTTCTGCATTCAGAAGTTCAATATATAGCAATGGGTCCGATTATGAAATGCACATAGAACATCTTCCGGGTAGAAAGAAGAAGTCGCAAAAATTTGAAACTGGGCAAAATCAGTCTGACCACAGTTCACCTGAACTTAAATCCCATCGGACAAAAACCAAAAAGAGTGAAGAAGCCAAATTGGATAAGGTTAAAGGAAAACAAGCTGTCAGTGCACCAGAAATGAAGACGAAGGAAAAGGAATCTGAAGGGGCACCTTCAGGTGCTACACTTTTTGTGTCATTTGGTCCAGGATCTTCTTTGCCTTCAAAGAATGATCTTCTTAAAATATATGGAAAATTTGGGGCTTTAAACAAAGACGAAACTGATATGCTCTACACTAATTACTGTGCAAGGGTTGTGTTCTTAAAGAGTACCGAGGCAGAAGAGGCATTCAATAATTCTCAACTTTCCAGTCCCTTTGGATCTGCTAGTGTGACTTTCCGGCTTCGCTATCGCTTGGCTGAAACCAAGACTCAGGAACTGAAAGAGAGATCTAGTTCAAAGCCTTCTTCTTTGGCTAAGGAGGGAACAACGACAGCAGACACGCCATCTGCATCACAATCTTCTGGAAGTGATGTGTCCCAACTGAACTACATAAAACAGAAGCTTGAGATGATAAGATCATTGCTGGAGACATCAGAGGGTAAAATATCCCAAGATCTGAAATCCATTTTGGAATGTGAAATGAAAGTGCTCGTGGAGAAG GTGTAG
- the LOC110632375 gene encoding PWWP domain-containing protein 3 isoform X1: MKTIETPSRALSESPSLSQGSSKKRDPSTKLSKDASKTSPAKSTRENGTRVSINGKEGLGSSNFDGGLVGTEVSVGREFGGRDTVDLGDNKGGLEDSEINGASSLLKMHESSKSLRSLGSVLDVINKTEKRGFESVDGISLVADICGNVHRSDMKAKRKFCRSVQGDSFYANERCPDGKHEQLSDSKDLEGEDNMGDEEHEFRVGDFVWAKIRSHPWWPGRIYDPLDASDCAKKVKQRDKILVAYFGDGTFAWCNPSQLKPLDDNFLEMSKQSSSKNFSNAVEKAMDEVGRLVDLKMTCSCVPKENLIGFGRTLAVNAGIREGLVVPEGGIDKFSTALFEPAEFLTALKVTAQVATVTNMLEFAVLKHLLSAFYRAKRGYGLPSYYEPKPIPGLDDDTRNWTVDSSNCNSGVEGRIQGPVEEDWLSWPIDLNHGQTAQSMLHKCQGVSQDGHYQRRKQKSLAEIMEGHLDAEAENRDDVLAEEGTKARKAASSAKGKKRKLMGEDMNAEGKNGMMDETKVASLDKAASSSGRKKKKKVSDETDVDGKNEMEDVVKGGENLGKPSSIGKKRKGNGEADVSSSGSSDLFSKPRTRTEKFAESLVAANNKVSSVEVDGSQVKKENMKSPLSRGGKKKGSSNIEDADGWGKNEGTSENTVSAEKKLDGRPGKSDKALERIKEDSLPRERKRSKYLSPPYTNLNKAERKKEIEEEPLKVSNEAQLGERLSGERFQKKPYKEPGSNNSGPQTQGQDQSKIDLMIVKTPASEVLSKIRSAALSPQYLKETSSHDMVEEFFSAFRSSIYSNGSDYEMHIEHLPGRKKKSQKFETGQNQSDHSSPELKSHRTKTKKSEEAKLDKVKGKQAVSAPEMKTKEKESEGAPSGATLFVSFGPGSSLPSKNDLLKIYGKFGALNKDETDMLYTNYCARVVFLKSTEAEEAFNNSQLSSPFGSASVTFRLRYRLAETKTQELKERSSSKPSSLAKEGTTTADTPSASQSSGSDVSQLNYIKQKLEMIRSLLETSEGKISQDLKSILECEMKVLVEKVSTMINSSS; encoded by the coding sequence ATGAAAACAATTGAAACCCCATCAAGAGCTCTATCTGAAAGTCCCTCTCTTTCTCAAGGATCATCTAAGAAGCGAGACCCTAGTACGAAACTCTCTAAAGATGCCTCCAAAACTTCTCCAGCTAAAAGTactagagaaaatgggactaGGGTTTCTATAAATGGAAAGGAAGGTTTGGGCAGTAGTAATTTTGATGGTGGACTGGTTGGAACTGAAGTTTCAGTTGGAAGGGAGTTTGGGGGCCGAGATACTGTTGATTTGGGTGATAATAAAGGGGGTCTTGAGGATTCTGAGATAAATGGAGCGTCTTCTTTGTTAAAAATGCATGAAAGTAGTAAGAGTTTGCGAAGTCTAGGCTCTGTTTTGGATGTTATAAATAAGACAGAGAAAAGGGGTTTCGAAAGTGTTGACGGCATTTCTCTCGTTGCAGATATATGTGGGAATGTTCATCGAAGTGACATGAAAGCAAAGAGGAAATTTTGCAGGAGTGTGCAGGGGGATTCATTTTATGCAAATGAAAGGTGTCCAGATGGGAAGCATGAACAATTGAGTGATAGTAAGGATCTGGAAGGGGAGGATAATATGGGAGATGAAGAGCATGAATTTAGGGTTGGTGATTTTGTTTGGGCCAAGATTAGAAGTCACCCTTGGTGGCCAGGGCGGATTTATGATCCATTGGATGCATCTGATTGTGCAAAAAAAGTTAAACAGCGGGATAAGATTCTTGTGGCTTATTTCGGAGATGGTACATTTGCATGGTGCAATCCATCTCAGTTGAAGCCTTTAGATGATAATTTTTTGGAGATGTCAAAGCAGAGTAGCTCAAAGAACTTTTCTAATGCGGTAGAGAAGGCTATGGATGAAGTTGGTAGACTTGTGGACTTGAAGATGACTTGCTCTTGTGTGCCAAAGGAGAATCTGATTGGATTTGGTAGAACATTGGCTGTGAATGCTGGAATTAGGGAAGGACTTGTTGTGCCCGAAGGTGGAATTGATAAGTTTTCAACTGCTTTATTTGAACCAGCAGAATTTCTTACCGCATTAAAAGTTACTGCACAGGTTGCTACTGTTACTAACATGCTAGAGTTCGCAGTATTAAAGCATTTGTTATCAGCTTTTTACCGTGCAAAAAGAGGCTACGGGTTGCCTTCTTATTATGAACCAAAGCCAATTCCAGGCCTTGATGATGACACCAGAAATTGGACAGTTGACTCAAGTAATTGCAATAGCGGAGTGGAAGGCAGAATTCAAGGTCCAGTTGAAGAAGATTGGCTTTCCTGGCCAATAGACCTCAATCATGGCCAAACCGCTCAAAGCATGTTGCACAAGTGCCAAGGGGTTTCACAGGATGGACACTATCAGAGAAGAAAGCAGAAAAGTCTTGCTGAAATTATGGAAGGGCACCTTGATGCTGAGGCTGAGAATAGGGATgatgttttggctgaagaaggaaCAAAGGCAAGAAAAGCTGCGTCTTCAGCCAAGGGAAAGAAGAGGAAATTAATGGGAGAAGACATGAATGCTGAGGGTAAAAATGGGATGATGGATGAGACTAAAGTAGCAAGCTTGGACAAAGCTGCATCTTCAtctggaaggaagaagaagaagaaagtaaGTGATGAAACTGATGTTGATGGAAAAAATGAGATGGAAGATGTGGTTAAAGGAGGAGAAAACTTGGGAAAACCTTCATCTATAGGAAAGAAGAGGAAAGGCAATGGTGAGGCTGATGTTAGTAGCAGCGGCAGCAGTGATTTGTTTTCCAAACCAAGGACAAGGACAGAGAAGTTTGCTGAATCTCTTGTAGCAGCAAACAACAAAGTCAGTAGTGTTGAAGTTGATGGTAGCCAGGTGAAGAAGGAAAATATGAAGAGCCCTTTGTCAAGAGgagggaagaaaaagggaagttCCAATATTGAAGATGCTGATGGTTGGGGCAAAAATGAAGGAACGAGTGAGAACACTGTCTCTGCAGAAAAGAAGCTGGATGGTCGCCCAGGTAAGAGTGATAAGGCTTTAGAACGAATTAAGGAAGATTCTTTGCCAAGGGAAAGGAAAAGGAGCAAGTATCTGTCCCCTCCGTACACAAATCTTAATAAagcagaaagaaagaaagagatagAGGAAGAACCTTTGAAGGTTTCCAATGAGGCTCAATTAGGTGAACGACTCAGTGGTGAGAGATTTCAGAAGAAACCCTATAAAGAACCTGGTTCTAATAATTCAGGTCCTCAAACACAGGGACAAGATCAGAGCAAAATTGATCTGATGATAGTTAAGACACCTGCAAGTGAAGTTCTATCTAAAATAAGGTCTGCAGCTCTTAGTCCGCAGTATCTGAAAGAAACCAGCTCACATGATATGGTTGAGGAATTTTTTTCTGCATTCAGAAGTTCAATATATAGCAATGGGTCCGATTATGAAATGCACATAGAACATCTTCCGGGTAGAAAGAAGAAGTCGCAAAAATTTGAAACTGGGCAAAATCAGTCTGACCACAGTTCACCTGAACTTAAATCCCATCGGACAAAAACCAAAAAGAGTGAAGAAGCCAAATTGGATAAGGTTAAAGGAAAACAAGCTGTCAGTGCACCAGAAATGAAGACGAAGGAAAAGGAATCTGAAGGGGCACCTTCAGGTGCTACACTTTTTGTGTCATTTGGTCCAGGATCTTCTTTGCCTTCAAAGAATGATCTTCTTAAAATATATGGAAAATTTGGGGCTTTAAACAAAGACGAAACTGATATGCTCTACACTAATTACTGTGCAAGGGTTGTGTTCTTAAAGAGTACCGAGGCAGAAGAGGCATTCAATAATTCTCAACTTTCCAGTCCCTTTGGATCTGCTAGTGTGACTTTCCGGCTTCGCTATCGCTTGGCTGAAACCAAGACTCAGGAACTGAAAGAGAGATCTAGTTCAAAGCCTTCTTCTTTGGCTAAGGAGGGAACAACGACAGCAGACACGCCATCTGCATCACAATCTTCTGGAAGTGATGTGTCCCAACTGAACTACATAAAACAGAAGCTTGAGATGATAAGATCATTGCTGGAGACATCAGAGGGTAAAATATCCCAAGATCTGAAATCCATTTTGGAATGTGAAATGAAAGTGCTCGTGGAGAAGGTAAGCACAATGATCAATTCTTCATCTTAG
- the LOC110632399 gene encoding universal stress protein A-like protein codes for MESEPTRIMIAVNESTIKGYPHPSISSKGAFDWTLQKIVRSNTAGFKLLFLHVQVPDEDGFDDMDSIYASPEDFKSMKQRDRVRGLHLLEYFVNRCNQIGVACEAWIKSGDPKEVICHEVKRVVPDFLVVGCRGLGPFQRVFVGTVSEFCQKHAECPVISIKRRAEETPQDPVDD; via the exons ATGGAAAGTGAACCGACTCGGATAATGATTGCAGTGAACGAGTCAACAATCAAAGGGTATCCACACCCTTCGATTAGCAGCAAAGGAGCTTTCGACTGGACTCTTCAGAAGATTGTTCGCTCTAACACTGCTGGGTTCAAGCttctcttcctccatgtccaagtcCCTGACGAAGATG GTTTTGATGATATGGATAGCATATATGCTTCTCCTGAGGATTTTAAAAGCATGAAACAGAGGGACAGGGTGAGAGGACTTCATCTGCTGGAGTACTTTGTCAATAGATGTAATCAGATTGGG GTTGCTTGTGAAGCATGGATTAAGAGTGGTGATCCCAAGGAAGTAATCTGCCATGAAGTGAAAAGAGTCGTGCCTGATTTCCTGGTTGTTGGATGCCGTGGTCTTGGTCCTTTCCAGAG GGTTTTTGTTGGAACTGTGAGCGAATTTTGCCAGAAGCATGCTGAGTGCCCTGTTATCTCAATCAAACGTAGGGCTGAAGAAACTCCTCAAGATCCTGTTGATGACTAA
- the LOC110632407 gene encoding uncharacterized protein LOC110632407 — protein MIQERQMERNPPRVSRKDRTRKSSRYTVDESGGDLIECSGKYCRSCTAGLIADCVALCCCPCALLNLLTFAFVKVPWMVGRKCLGRVKKKRRKRKMKRKCKKRSEKAEAEIEGDATSISIGGERDGNLKIWELVNGFGEEVSARFEADRVWLELYEDGHLGFGRVSFTGIQ, from the coding sequence atgattCAAGAACGTCAAATGGAGAGGAACCCACCTCGAGTTTCACGTAAAGATCGTACAAGGAAGAGCAGCAGGTACACCGTTGATGAAAGTGGAGGAGATCTGATAGAGTGTTCAGGCAAGTACTGTAGATCATGCACAGCTGGGTTGATAGCTGACTGTGTAGCACTCTGTTGCTGCCCTTGTGCTTTGTTGAATCTTTTAACTTTCGCTTTTGTTAAAGTTCCGTGGATGGTGGGAAGGAAGTGTTTGGGAAGAgtgaaaaagaagagaagaaagaggaaaatgaaaagaaaatgcaagaaaagaagtgaaaaagCTGAAGCAGAAATTGAAGGTGACGCTACTAGCATTAGTATTGGAGGGGAGAGagatggaaatttgaaaatttgggaaCTTGTAAATGGGTTTGGTGAAGAAGTTAGTGCAAGGTTTGAGGCTGACAGGGTTTGGTTAGAGTTGTATGAGGATGGACATTTGGGCTTTGGTAGGGTTTCTTTTACTGGTATTCAGTGA